One region of Zerene cesonia ecotype Mississippi chromosome 15, Zerene_cesonia_1.1, whole genome shotgun sequence genomic DNA includes:
- the LOC119832535 gene encoding uncharacterized protein LOC119832535 codes for MTAISIAESVRLHKLFQLIDGFKSEHNLQGFLHVGRDYAVFVKKPKSHDKYLAYELYETRNFNDDSYKPKLLAASKVPVAYIREQLKIFRDELYQAKYVDGNVVPGTRVKTLREWQIERALNSRNKGFIVGEPSVLRTLVL; via the coding sequence ATGACAGCTATATCTATAGCCGAATCAGTCAGACTCCATAAGCTCTTCCAACTTATCGACGGCTTCAAATCTGAGCACAATCTGCAAGGGTTCCTCCACGTCGGTAGGGATTACGCCGTGTTTGTCAAAAAGCCGAAATCGCACGACAAGTATCTCGCATACGAATTGTATGAGACGAGAAATTTCAATGACGACAGCTATAAGCCGAAATTGTTAGCCGCGTCTAAGGTGCCCGTGGCCTACATTAGGGAGCAATTGAAGATATTCCGCGATGAACTGTACCAAGCGAAGTATGTAGATGGTAATGTAGTACCGGGCACTCGAGTGAAAACATTGAGGGAATGGCAAATAGAGAGGGCGTTAAACTCCCGAAATAAAGGCTTCATTGTTGGAGAGCCGTCTGTGTTGCGGACCCTTGTATTGTAA